A part of Myxococcus landrumus genomic DNA contains:
- a CDS encoding serine/threonine protein kinase, translating to MARPVEPEPLAGPVRFGPYTLVRRIGAGGMGEVFLAREESPRRACVVKKVLPQLMQSPQFVGRFRDEARVVVRLDHPNIARVYAMGEVDGQLYLSMEYVRGKTLSRLSYRLRQLGRMMPLGIVLHLGQRLCEGLAYAHDATDEEGHGLHLVHRDLSPANVCISYSGEVKIIDFGAAQSTLKEQQTAPRVVIGNLTYMSPEQARKRFVDRRADLYAVGVLLWELCAWKPLSQRGDPVERWRRAAYPQWEPAGKFREGLPSSVEAFLSKALAPEPANRFPDGAAMGAELERLKAKLASGMGDAELARLMALVFPREKKAEETLLEELLREEARRAHTEPELAATLTPPTALAFEHNAIEAPDDFIPSERVQVVLTSGPGEDEPTHADRPPAVERPRPEVRHDADEDEPTAVAPPPGMSAVDPAVTMPLGAEEIASRTAQYGAPIAEHGASPVVAPKPVQVIEATEALDAAKVLVAIEQAAAVRASGSRESLFPGSGEDTATPPMPSTPPPPLPRRAPRETQVGFGVDISQTVATEAIEARRLELVRAITGDGDSPAIEPEPPAADVTQGPRVWLAVAVFAGASLLGLAVAWLTVWR from the coding sequence TTGGCCAGACCGGTTGAGCCGGAGCCCCTCGCGGGCCCCGTTCGCTTCGGTCCCTATACCCTGGTGCGCCGCATTGGCGCCGGGGGGATGGGTGAGGTCTTCCTCGCGCGCGAAGAATCCCCGCGTCGCGCGTGTGTGGTGAAGAAGGTCCTGCCTCAGCTCATGCAGAGCCCGCAGTTCGTCGGGCGCTTCCGGGATGAGGCACGGGTGGTGGTGCGGTTGGACCACCCCAACATCGCTCGGGTGTATGCGATGGGCGAGGTGGATGGGCAGCTGTACCTCTCCATGGAGTACGTGAGGGGCAAGACGCTCAGCCGCCTCTCGTATCGCCTCCGGCAGTTGGGGAGGATGATGCCGCTGGGCATCGTGCTGCATCTGGGCCAGCGGCTGTGCGAGGGCCTGGCCTATGCGCACGACGCGACGGACGAAGAGGGCCACGGGCTGCACCTGGTGCACCGGGACTTGTCCCCCGCGAATGTCTGCATCAGCTACTCGGGCGAGGTGAAGATCATCGACTTCGGCGCGGCGCAGTCCACGCTGAAGGAGCAGCAGACCGCGCCTCGCGTGGTGATTGGGAACTTGACGTACATGTCCCCGGAGCAGGCGCGGAAGCGCTTCGTGGACCGGCGCGCGGACCTGTACGCGGTGGGCGTGCTCTTGTGGGAGCTGTGCGCATGGAAGCCGCTGTCGCAGCGAGGCGACCCGGTGGAGCGCTGGCGGCGCGCGGCCTATCCGCAGTGGGAGCCCGCGGGGAAGTTCCGGGAGGGACTGCCGTCGAGCGTGGAAGCGTTCCTGTCGAAGGCCCTGGCGCCGGAGCCGGCGAACCGCTTCCCGGACGGGGCGGCGATGGGCGCGGAGCTCGAGCGCCTGAAGGCGAAGCTGGCGTCGGGGATGGGGGACGCGGAGCTCGCGAGGCTGATGGCGTTGGTCTTCCCTCGCGAGAAGAAGGCGGAGGAGACGCTGCTCGAGGAGCTGCTGCGGGAGGAGGCGCGCCGCGCGCATACCGAGCCGGAGCTCGCCGCGACGCTCACTCCGCCCACGGCGCTCGCGTTCGAGCACAACGCCATCGAAGCCCCGGATGACTTCATTCCATCCGAGCGCGTCCAGGTCGTGCTCACATCGGGGCCTGGAGAGGACGAGCCGACGCACGCCGACAGGCCGCCCGCTGTCGAACGCCCACGGCCCGAGGTGCGTCACGACGCCGACGAGGATGAGCCGACCGCGGTGGCTCCACCTCCGGGCATGAGCGCCGTGGACCCCGCGGTGACCATGCCGCTGGGGGCGGAGGAGATTGCGTCGAGGACCGCGCAGTATGGCGCCCCCATCGCGGAGCACGGCGCGAGCCCCGTGGTTGCTCCCAAGCCCGTGCAGGTCATCGAAGCCACCGAAGCCCTGGATGCGGCGAAGGTCCTCGTGGCCATCGAGCAGGCCGCGGCCGTGCGCGCCAGCGGGTCGCGTGAGTCCCTGTTCCCTGGGAGTGGTGAGGACACGGCGACTCCGCCCATGCCCTCGACACCGCCGCCGCCTCTTCCTCGGCGTGCGCCTCGGGAGACGCAGGTGGGCTTTGGTGTCGACATCTCGCAGACGGTGGCCACGGAGGCCATCGAGGCGCGGCGCCTGGAACTCGTGCGCGCCATCACGGGCGACGGAGACTCGCCCGCCATCGAGCCCGAGCCTCCCGCCGCCGATGTGACTCAGGGCCCTCGGGTCTGGCTCGCTGTCGCCGTGTTCGCTGGGGCCTCCCTGCTGGGGCTCGCGGTGGCGTGGCTGACCGTGTGGCGTTGA
- the hemL gene encoding glutamate-1-semialdehyde 2,1-aminomutase, translating into MNHAHSQSLFARAQERIPGGVNSPVRAFRGVGGDPVFFREGSGAWLTDVDGNRYVDLVGSWGPLILGHAYPPIVEAIIDAARRGSSYGAPHAGEVEFAELICSTLPAVEMVRLVSSGTEATVAAIRVARGFTGREHILKFEGCFHGAGDPFLVKAGSGVETLGLPDSPGVPSALAKLTLTAPFNDLDAVERIFKAQGHDIACAIIEPVVGNMGVLIPKPGYLQGLQALCQKYGVLFVLDEVMTGFRLARGGAQELYSLKPDLTTMAKVIGGGMPLGAYGGRADIMRKVAPAGPVYQSGTLSGNPVAVAAGMACLKALAAPGTYERLEGISQKLEAGFIAEAKAAGVPVTVNRVGSMLTVFFTSEAVFDYTSAKTSDTGRFGRFFHAMLDAGVYLPPSQYEAAFFSLALGEAEVAHVLGAARKAFRALGQTG; encoded by the coding sequence ATGAATCACGCTCACAGCCAGTCCCTGTTTGCCCGAGCGCAGGAGCGCATCCCGGGTGGAGTCAATTCCCCAGTGCGCGCCTTCCGTGGCGTGGGCGGGGACCCTGTCTTCTTCCGTGAGGGCTCCGGGGCCTGGCTCACCGACGTGGATGGCAACCGCTACGTCGACCTGGTGGGGAGCTGGGGGCCACTCATCCTTGGCCACGCCTACCCGCCCATCGTCGAGGCCATCATCGACGCGGCCCGGCGCGGCTCGTCCTACGGTGCGCCGCACGCGGGCGAGGTGGAGTTCGCGGAGCTCATCTGCTCGACGCTGCCGGCGGTGGAGATGGTGCGGCTGGTGTCCAGCGGCACGGAGGCCACGGTGGCCGCCATCCGCGTGGCGCGAGGCTTCACCGGTCGCGAGCACATCCTCAAGTTCGAGGGCTGTTTCCACGGCGCGGGAGACCCGTTCCTGGTGAAGGCGGGCAGCGGCGTGGAGACGCTGGGCCTGCCGGACTCTCCGGGCGTGCCCTCGGCGCTGGCGAAGCTCACGCTCACCGCGCCGTTCAACGACCTGGACGCGGTGGAGCGCATCTTCAAGGCGCAGGGGCACGACATCGCGTGCGCCATCATCGAGCCCGTGGTGGGCAACATGGGCGTGCTCATCCCGAAGCCCGGCTACCTGCAGGGGCTCCAGGCGCTCTGCCAGAAGTACGGCGTGCTGTTCGTGCTCGACGAAGTGATGACGGGCTTCCGGCTGGCGCGGGGTGGCGCGCAGGAGCTGTACAGCCTGAAGCCGGACCTGACGACGATGGCCAAGGTGATTGGCGGTGGCATGCCGCTGGGCGCCTACGGTGGTCGCGCGGACATCATGCGGAAGGTGGCGCCCGCGGGGCCGGTGTACCAGTCCGGCACGCTGTCGGGGAACCCCGTGGCGGTGGCGGCGGGCATGGCGTGTCTCAAGGCGCTCGCGGCGCCGGGGACGTATGAGCGCCTGGAGGGCATCAGCCAGAAGCTGGAGGCGGGCTTCATCGCCGAGGCGAAGGCCGCGGGTGTTCCCGTCACGGTCAATCGCGTGGGCAGCATGTTGACGGTGTTCTTCACGTCGGAGGCGGTGTTCGACTACACGAGCGCCAAGACGTCGGACACGGGGCGCTTCGGTCGTTTCTTCCACGCCATGCTGGATGCGGGCGTGTACCTGCCGCCGAGTCAGTACGAGGCGGCCTTCTTCTCGCTGGCGCTGGGCGAGGCGGAGGTCGCGCACGTGCTGGGTGCGGCAAGAAAGGCCTTCCGCGCTCTTGGCCAGACCGGTTGA
- the rraA gene encoding ribonuclease E activity regulator RraA, which produces MDFKTADLCDANAGSAHFQIAEPGFLHYGGRTTFSGAISTVLAPEDNSLVRKALEEPGNGRVLVVDGGGSRKCALVGDQLALLAQKNGWAGVVVNGCIRDSEEVGRTAIGVQALGTHPLRSSKRGAGQHDVEVRFAGVTFRPGHFLYADADGIVTSETALT; this is translated from the coding sequence ATGGACTTCAAGACGGCGGACCTGTGCGATGCGAACGCGGGCTCGGCTCATTTCCAAATCGCCGAGCCGGGCTTCCTGCACTACGGCGGCCGGACCACGTTCTCCGGCGCCATCAGCACCGTCCTCGCGCCCGAGGACAACTCCCTCGTGCGCAAGGCACTGGAGGAGCCGGGCAACGGACGCGTCCTCGTGGTGGATGGAGGCGGCAGCCGGAAATGCGCGCTGGTGGGTGACCAGCTCGCGCTGCTCGCCCAGAAGAACGGCTGGGCGGGCGTGGTGGTCAATGGCTGCATCCGGGACTCGGAGGAAGTGGGCCGCACCGCCATCGGCGTGCAGGCCCTGGGCACGCACCCGCTCCGCAGCAGCAAGCGCGGCGCAGGACAGCACGACGTGGAGGTGCGCTTCGCGGGTGTCACCTTCCGGCCCGGGCACTTCCTCTACGCGGACGCGGATGGAATCGTCACATCGGAGACAGCGCTGACCTGA
- a CDS encoding alpha/beta fold hydrolase has translation MFLGIGILAGITLLVLVLRQWLLHREGPACPAEPFDGHVYRVGKALIAERNCERPRATVICMHGFVSDMRYFTRHYEAADLQLILVTSCDYHPPIAQPAERPAPWARVPTEPEGTIPHDAAVLVQALEHLPRSEHIRVHGHSRGGAVVLEAARQRPDLFERVEVVLEAPVLPQGRPYAKPNDALLWLMPFGILLWRLDPISRHTRYMWGPMENARKCELIRAFPFNPKRVSTLVTNARDIGTWIQERDASLFRNVRRGTVLVPGKDRVLDSVSMLESARRAEPTLNVVTLDECSHFILWDRPDALPELTCPRERTAANG, from the coding sequence ATGTTCCTGGGCATCGGAATCCTCGCCGGCATCACCCTCCTCGTGCTCGTCCTGCGGCAATGGCTGCTGCACCGGGAGGGCCCCGCCTGTCCCGCCGAGCCCTTTGACGGACACGTCTACCGGGTCGGCAAGGCACTCATCGCCGAACGGAACTGCGAGCGTCCGCGAGCCACGGTCATCTGCATGCACGGCTTCGTGTCGGACATGCGCTACTTCACCCGGCACTACGAGGCCGCGGACCTCCAGCTCATCCTGGTGACGAGCTGCGACTATCACCCGCCCATCGCTCAACCCGCTGAACGGCCCGCGCCCTGGGCACGCGTGCCCACCGAGCCGGAAGGAACCATCCCTCACGACGCGGCCGTGCTGGTGCAAGCCCTGGAGCACCTGCCCAGGTCTGAGCACATCCGGGTGCATGGGCATTCGCGGGGAGGCGCCGTGGTCCTCGAAGCCGCGCGACAGCGGCCGGACCTGTTCGAGCGGGTGGAGGTAGTGCTGGAGGCGCCCGTCCTCCCGCAGGGGCGCCCCTACGCGAAGCCGAACGATGCGCTGCTCTGGCTGATGCCCTTTGGAATCCTCCTCTGGAGGCTCGACCCCATCTCCCGCCACACCCGGTACATGTGGGGGCCGATGGAGAACGCTCGCAAGTGCGAGCTCATCCGGGCCTTCCCGTTCAATCCCAAGCGGGTGTCGACGCTGGTGACCAACGCCCGGGATATCGGGACCTGGATTCAGGAGCGCGACGCCTCCCTGTTCCGGAACGTGCGGCGCGGCACGGTGCTCGTCCCGGGCAAGGACCGGGTGCTCGACTCTGTCTCCATGCTCGAGAGCGCCCGCCGCGCCGAGCCCACGCTCAACGTGGTGACGCTGGACGAGTGCAGCCACTTCATCCTGTGGGACCGGCCCGACGCGCTCCCCGAGCTGACCTGCCCTCGCGAACGAACCGCCGCGAACGGGTGA
- a CDS encoding helix-turn-helix domain-containing protein, whose product MSAAETTGEYTELPVPSVLADRVDAFWRFAAAPRREGSTPLLQRILPDGCTDLIVRFPDAREMGRGVEPRLTIVGPMERFVLTDPEPGSVCLGIRLKPGWALALLGASPKELRNLSIGVEDCAPAFLPLQKRLASARSLPQALALLRDEFSMRNATPLHLPSARATHALHCLQSSAGRIPMARLARTVGVSERTLHRDILEEAGVAPKLLARVLRFQRALTHLRAGTLDLSAVALECGYADQSHFTREVRELAGVSPTGLLS is encoded by the coding sequence ATGAGTGCCGCTGAGACAACAGGCGAGTACACGGAGCTGCCAGTCCCCAGCGTCCTCGCGGACCGGGTGGATGCCTTCTGGCGTTTCGCGGCGGCACCGCGCCGCGAGGGCAGCACGCCCCTCCTCCAGCGAATCCTCCCCGACGGATGCACCGACCTCATCGTCCGCTTCCCCGATGCGCGCGAGATGGGCCGAGGCGTGGAGCCTCGCCTCACCATCGTGGGTCCGATGGAGCGCTTCGTGCTCACGGACCCCGAGCCAGGCTCGGTGTGTCTTGGCATCCGGCTCAAGCCCGGGTGGGCCCTGGCGCTCCTGGGCGCGAGCCCCAAGGAGCTGCGCAACCTCTCCATCGGCGTGGAGGATTGCGCTCCCGCGTTCCTGCCCCTCCAGAAACGGCTCGCGTCGGCTCGCTCACTGCCCCAAGCGCTGGCCCTGCTTCGAGACGAGTTCTCGATGCGCAACGCCACCCCGCTCCACCTCCCGAGTGCCCGCGCGACTCACGCCCTGCACTGCCTCCAGTCGTCCGCGGGTCGGATACCCATGGCCCGATTGGCGCGGACGGTGGGCGTCAGCGAGCGCACCTTGCACCGGGACATCCTCGAGGAAGCAGGTGTCGCGCCCAAGCTGCTCGCCCGCGTCCTGCGATTCCAACGGGCGCTGACCCACTTGCGCGCGGGGACACTGGACCTGAGCGCCGTGGCGCTCGAGTGCGGCTACGCGGACCAGTCCCACTTCACCCGTGAGGTGCGCGAGCTGGCGGGAGTGTCTCCCACCGGGCTGCTGTCTTGA
- a CDS encoding VOC family protein, translated as MKLGYVIFYVADVPATLAFYETCFGLKRRFLHESNSYGELETGTTALAFASEDMAGSNGLTVRFHRPGETPSAVELGLVTPDVPAAFQHAVKAGAISVHPPKQKPWGQTVAYVKDLNGVLVELCSPMGP; from the coding sequence ATGAAGCTCGGCTACGTCATCTTCTACGTCGCGGATGTGCCCGCCACCCTCGCCTTCTATGAGACGTGTTTCGGCTTGAAGAGGCGCTTCCTCCACGAGAGCAACAGCTACGGCGAGCTGGAGACGGGCACGACGGCGCTGGCCTTCGCGTCGGAGGACATGGCGGGAAGCAACGGGCTCACCGTGCGCTTCCATCGACCCGGGGAGACTCCGTCCGCGGTGGAGCTCGGGCTCGTGACGCCGGATGTCCCGGCGGCCTTCCAGCATGCGGTGAAGGCAGGCGCCATCTCCGTCCATCCTCCCAAGCAGAAGCCCTGGGGACAGACGGTGGCCTACGTGAAGGACCTCAATGGAGTCCTGGTGGAGCTCTGCTCACCCATGGGCCCGTGA
- a CDS encoding oxygenase MpaB family protein, whose product MSMNDASRGRWTDELLEPFRSRGEPVADAAIHSVFANNEVAAVNRILQSLQSNVHGVPAEMPDAVETYLNQTDGWPEWADAEKVRLGQRLFVRYGMQMTLAYFTWSLPCCYAWEKAAKVLTWTGGIDKHVHRRIIETAQFVLDVMAEGGLEPKGFGVRTAQKIRLLHATIRYHVGRDPQWRASEWGMPANQEDHVATLLTLALVPSVLTRLGLDFTRDEEEAYFHCWKVIGHFLGIHPTLLPRDLEDAHQLWAAIQARQVRPSEDGAALTRALVDYLKLRMPGDLMDGVTVTVMRELCSDAVADAVGLEKTDWTRFLVGPMRWMFSLADEAQDQSGFAAKVSASLSRKLLEGLHSSETGGGRVTFRIPQSLQESWKLEPAAAVASK is encoded by the coding sequence ATGTCCATGAACGATGCATCCCGAGGCCGTTGGACCGACGAGCTGCTCGAGCCGTTTCGCTCCAGGGGGGAGCCCGTGGCGGACGCGGCCATCCACTCCGTCTTCGCCAACAACGAGGTGGCGGCGGTCAACCGCATCCTCCAGAGCCTCCAGTCGAACGTGCACGGGGTGCCCGCCGAGATGCCGGACGCGGTGGAGACGTACCTGAACCAGACGGATGGCTGGCCGGAGTGGGCCGACGCGGAGAAGGTCCGCCTGGGGCAGCGGCTCTTCGTGCGCTACGGCATGCAGATGACCCTGGCGTACTTCACGTGGTCGCTGCCTTGCTGCTACGCGTGGGAGAAGGCGGCGAAGGTGCTCACGTGGACGGGCGGCATCGACAAGCACGTGCACCGCCGCATCATCGAGACGGCGCAGTTCGTCCTGGATGTCATGGCGGAAGGGGGCCTGGAACCGAAAGGGTTCGGCGTCCGCACCGCGCAGAAGATTCGCCTCCTTCACGCGACCATCCGCTACCACGTCGGGAGAGACCCCCAGTGGCGGGCGTCCGAGTGGGGGATGCCCGCCAATCAGGAGGACCATGTCGCGACGCTGCTGACGCTGGCCCTGGTGCCCTCGGTGTTGACCCGGCTGGGGCTCGACTTCACTCGAGACGAGGAGGAAGCCTACTTCCATTGCTGGAAGGTGATTGGGCACTTCCTGGGCATCCACCCCACGTTGTTGCCTCGGGACCTGGAGGATGCGCACCAGCTCTGGGCGGCCATCCAGGCGCGTCAGGTGCGTCCTTCGGAGGACGGCGCCGCGCTGACGCGTGCACTCGTCGACTACTTGAAGCTGCGCATGCCGGGCGACCTGATGGACGGCGTCACGGTGACGGTGATGCGAGAGCTGTGCAGCGATGCAGTGGCGGACGCCGTGGGACTGGAGAAGACGGACTGGACCCGGTTCCTGGTGGGGCCGATGCGGTGGATGTTCTCCCTGGCGGATGAGGCGCAGGACCAGTCGGGGTTCGCGGCGAAGGTCTCCGCCTCCCTGTCTCGAAAGCTGCTGGAGGGGCTTCACTCCTCCGAGACAGGGGGCGGCCGGGTGACGTTCCGGATTCCTCAGTCGCTTCAGGAATCCTGGAAGCTGGAGCCCGCCGCGGCCGTGGCGTCGAAGTAG